Proteins co-encoded in one Candidatus Eisenbacteria bacterium genomic window:
- a CDS encoding O-antigen ligase family protein, with amino-acid sequence MTYLALVSLAFLAALYSTGLKYVLHNRYALLIPDFAFASILLLLMARELVERRPIRRENIPLFLAVCAYLVTGLLEIGNPNVPSVRAGLEGFRKTCLYISPALVGLYLGWSPNTAKRFIHILALATVPLCLYSVKQFLAPTAFDLQIPEQNTAGEAVYNVFGVYRATSLLGSPFALGFMGNVAVALGFYLAATRTAAPWVWVVICGGVAAIVASLTRVSIVAGLVLAAVAPAMILRAHGWILRSGASIILLALVGMSLSMTPVAGQVARSLDLRYLEEDRAYARFEGYDAGLTELARSPLMGYGAGSAGDGLDSYFSGSVYLPASHNVLLKIGFELGLVGLLAFLLFCISWIRIAIHRYQAAASRSEKALIGLAGCLFIVFIIQGASGSGIDSFPANAITFFIMGLVAGTKGRCTEI; translated from the coding sequence ATGACGTATCTCGCGTTGGTAAGCCTTGCGTTCCTGGCGGCACTGTACTCCACCGGACTGAAATACGTGCTGCACAACAGGTACGCACTACTTATCCCAGACTTCGCCTTCGCTTCGATCCTCCTTCTACTCATGGCCCGGGAGCTGGTCGAGCGTCGACCGATTCGTCGTGAAAATATTCCGTTGTTCCTGGCAGTTTGTGCATATCTCGTCACGGGGCTCTTGGAAATCGGGAACCCGAACGTCCCAAGCGTGAGAGCTGGGTTAGAGGGCTTTCGCAAGACGTGTCTGTATATTTCTCCGGCCCTCGTTGGTCTCTATCTGGGCTGGAGTCCCAATACCGCAAAGCGATTCATTCACATTCTCGCCTTAGCGACCGTTCCACTGTGCCTCTACAGCGTGAAGCAATTTCTTGCCCCAACCGCATTCGACCTCCAGATTCCGGAGCAAAACACGGCTGGCGAGGCTGTATACAACGTGTTCGGTGTTTACCGAGCAACGTCACTACTTGGCAGCCCGTTCGCGCTCGGGTTCATGGGGAATGTGGCTGTAGCCCTGGGGTTCTATCTCGCGGCGACACGCACAGCCGCTCCCTGGGTGTGGGTCGTGATCTGTGGCGGCGTTGCGGCAATCGTTGCGAGCTTGACGCGCGTAAGCATTGTCGCTGGGCTTGTGCTGGCAGCTGTGGCCCCGGCGATGATCCTAAGGGCCCACGGATGGATTTTGAGGTCCGGTGCGAGCATCATCCTACTCGCTTTGGTGGGGATGTCTCTTTCAATGACTCCGGTGGCGGGACAGGTTGCGAGATCTTTGGATTTACGGTATCTGGAAGAGGACCGAGCGTATGCCAGGTTCGAGGGATACGATGCGGGGCTCACTGAGCTCGCGAGGAGCCCGCTCATGGGGTATGGTGCCGGCAGCGCGGGCGACGGTCTCGATTCCTACTTCTCAGGCTCCGTCTATCTCCCCGCATCCCACAACGTCCTTCTGAAAATCGGATTCGAGCTCGGGCTTGTCGGACTGTTGGCCTTTCTCCTATTTTGTATCTCCTGGATCCGAATTGCGATACACCGATATCAGGCCGCTGCGAGTAGATCGGAGAAGGCGCTCATCGGTCTGGCCGGTTGCCTATTCATCGTATTCATCATACAGGGCGCGTCAGGCAGCGGAATCGACAGTTTCCCCGCGAATGCGATCACGTTCTTCATCATGGGACTTGTAGCAGGAACGAAGGGGCGATGTACCGAAATCTGA
- a CDS encoding glycosyltransferase family 1 protein, with protein MKIALIGTKGMNWGPHVFGGFETAVTELAPRLAAAGCDVTVYCRRHLYGRGVLTEKVNGVRLRYVGGIESKNFGTMTNGVLSVADALRSATDAIVLFNTGLGCLVPWIRAAGCRALMHLDGLEWQRGKWGWAARRMFELGAHVSAGSADELIADSREIQRVYGNRYGRTGVFIPYGARLVQDISDSLLQPYGIEAGSYYLLVTRFVPENNPLFVIEEFLRAGTRRSLVILGGNFYRSAYEGQIRGVKDPRVCFAGFIADPELLYAFYRYSYVYIHGHSVGGTNPTMLEALANSCCILALDTPFSREMLGGDRYGLFWQKKDGDLAERISRIDAEPALADRYRLAAVQRIHGEYNWDRVASQYLDLVAALVRGKSLPKGHPVTNGRIGAGCQEEPEISAGAEAIGE; from the coding sequence ATGAAGATTGCGCTTATCGGCACGAAGGGGATGAACTGGGGGCCTCACGTTTTCGGAGGGTTTGAGACCGCGGTGACGGAGCTCGCCCCACGCCTTGCGGCGGCAGGCTGTGATGTAACGGTCTATTGCAGGCGTCACCTGTACGGGCGAGGAGTTCTCACCGAGAAGGTGAACGGTGTCCGGCTCCGTTATGTCGGGGGGATCGAGTCGAAGAACTTCGGGACCATGACGAACGGCGTGCTGAGCGTGGCCGACGCGTTGCGATCCGCAACGGACGCGATCGTTCTCTTCAACACCGGCCTGGGCTGTCTGGTCCCGTGGATTCGGGCCGCGGGGTGCCGGGCTCTCATGCACCTGGACGGCCTCGAATGGCAGCGAGGCAAGTGGGGGTGGGCCGCGCGTAGAATGTTCGAGCTTGGTGCCCACGTCAGCGCGGGCTCTGCGGATGAGCTGATTGCTGACTCACGGGAGATCCAACGCGTCTACGGGAATCGGTACGGGCGGACCGGTGTGTTCATACCGTACGGGGCACGCCTCGTCCAGGACATCAGCGACTCGCTGCTACAGCCATATGGGATCGAGGCTGGGTCGTACTATCTGCTGGTCACCAGATTCGTTCCTGAGAATAATCCCCTGTTCGTCATCGAGGAGTTCCTTCGTGCGGGTACGAGAAGATCGCTGGTCATCCTCGGCGGCAACTTTTACAGATCCGCGTATGAAGGGCAAATCCGAGGAGTAAAGGATCCCCGCGTCTGCTTCGCTGGGTTCATTGCAGACCCTGAGCTTCTCTACGCCTTCTATCGCTATTCCTACGTCTACATCCATGGCCACTCGGTGGGCGGTACGAATCCCACCATGCTGGAGGCCCTGGCGAACTCCTGTTGCATCTTGGCCCTGGACACGCCGTTCAGTCGAGAGATGCTCGGTGGGGATCGGTACGGACTCTTCTGGCAGAAGAAGGATGGGGACTTGGCCGAGAGGATATCCCGAATCGATGCGGAGCCTGCGCTGGCGGACCGCTATCGGCTCGCCGCTGTGCAACGGATTCATGGTGAATACAACTGGGACCGCGTGGCGTCTCAGTACCTCGACCTTGTCGCTGCCCTCGTGCGCGGGAAGTCTTTGCCTAAGGGGCATCCCGTGACGAATGGAAGGATCGGGGCGGGCTGCCAAGAGGAGCCGGAGATCAGCGCGGGAGCCGAGGCGATCGGCGAATGA
- a CDS encoding glycosyltransferase family 1 protein, with amino-acid sequence MYRNLILIPFHDWRKCTREGFRTRDAHLIEAFTRGRAFENVLVVSRPITRIELARHREARDPGWNVILRGPKWHVFRDPRGCYVFEYFDPGLVGQVLNGRSWFYKAYGSTEMTLGLFEALGRLGMDRAIAVTMNVRSARLAMQLAARGIPVVFDAWDNWLRLPLARNERGHVRRSYADFAKIAPLWFTNSENNRIEFERQFAVGRCTVVPNGVDPHRFRGSLREPKEFEAIPRPRAFFGGKITHLFDVDLFNDVARRLEQIQFVVAGQIIDRAVWGKIKRAQNVHYLGDIHYEEYPAYVMSSDICMLPYVRDEKSHGGNSIKLYEYAAAGRPTVSTAGNGANEMLGFLSVANSAEEFAEAILRCIERGERVPELAESEFSWDERARTMTEHMATFRAEAAACGALSPPEGEPGTGWHV; translated from the coding sequence ATGTACCGAAATCTGATACTCATTCCATTTCATGACTGGCGGAAGTGCACGCGCGAAGGATTTCGCACCCGCGATGCACATTTGATCGAGGCGTTTACACGGGGCCGTGCCTTTGAGAACGTTCTGGTCGTAAGTCGACCCATTACACGCATTGAGCTCGCCAGGCATCGGGAGGCGCGAGATCCCGGATGGAACGTAATCCTTCGGGGACCGAAGTGGCACGTCTTCCGCGATCCCCGGGGTTGCTACGTCTTCGAGTATTTCGACCCCGGGCTCGTCGGACAGGTCTTGAACGGCAGGTCCTGGTTCTACAAGGCCTATGGCTCGACGGAGATGACATTGGGCCTCTTTGAGGCTCTTGGAAGGCTGGGGATGGACCGAGCGATCGCCGTCACTATGAACGTCCGAAGCGCCAGGCTCGCCATGCAATTGGCCGCGCGGGGAATTCCGGTCGTGTTTGACGCATGGGACAATTGGCTTCGTCTCCCCCTTGCACGGAATGAGCGTGGCCATGTCAGGAGGAGTTATGCCGATTTCGCTAAGATTGCACCGCTCTGGTTCACCAACTCGGAGAACAACCGCATAGAGTTCGAACGGCAGTTTGCCGTTGGTCGGTGCACTGTGGTTCCGAATGGAGTCGATCCCCATCGATTCCGGGGTTCCTTGAGGGAACCGAAAGAGTTCGAGGCGATTCCAAGGCCACGTGCGTTCTTCGGAGGCAAGATCACACATTTGTTCGACGTCGATCTTTTCAACGACGTGGCGCGTCGGCTCGAGCAGATTCAGTTTGTCGTGGCTGGCCAAATTATTGATAGAGCGGTGTGGGGGAAGATCAAGCGGGCTCAAAACGTTCATTATCTTGGCGATATTCATTATGAAGAGTATCCAGCGTATGTCATGTCCAGCGATATTTGCATGTTGCCGTACGTACGAGACGAAAAGTCCCATGGCGGCAACAGCATCAAGCTCTATGAGTATGCAGCTGCGGGGCGGCCCACGGTCTCAACCGCGGGTAACGGAGCGAACGAGATGCTGGGATTTCTATCAGTCGCGAATTCTGCGGAAGAGTTTGCGGAGGCGATTCTGAGGTGCATCGAGCGTGGAGAACGCGTGCCGGAGCTAGCGGAGTCGGAGTTTTCGTGGGACGAACGGGCACGAACCATGACCGAACACATGGCGACGTTCCGTGCGGAGGCTGCTGCCTGCGGGGCGCTGAGCCCACCGGAAGGAGAGCCTGGGACCGGCTGGCACGTATGA
- a CDS encoding class I SAM-dependent methyltransferase, with translation MRSPRTGRLSNDSANWDARWQRDRLTRGLQRRSLWDVLDEVKFGYLRPIIPRSGGSALEVGCGSARLLGMLARLGWKTTGIDFARSALDLAQDRFRAEALDSAWVRSDCRRLPFADGSYDLVTSTGLLEHFGDPTPVVSEMLRVLRSGGVFYSDIVPRKFSLLRALDRGGNGPGNNEIYERRFSRRSIETFVSSFTVLREVRVFPAGVFPPRQLFSKRIAFLHQNEYGINRAFAKVGARLDGSWVADWLGFYYFVSARKV, from the coding sequence ATGAGAAGCCCGCGTACGGGACGCCTCTCGAATGATTCCGCGAATTGGGATGCCCGGTGGCAGCGGGACAGACTCACCCGGGGCCTCCAGCGGAGATCCCTGTGGGATGTCCTGGATGAAGTCAAGTTCGGCTACCTGCGGCCGATCATTCCGCGATCAGGAGGTTCGGCGTTGGAAGTGGGCTGCGGCTCAGCGCGGTTGCTCGGAATGCTCGCTCGATTAGGGTGGAAGACCACCGGTATTGATTTTGCCCGGTCAGCCCTCGATCTGGCGCAAGACCGGTTCCGAGCCGAGGCGCTCGATTCGGCCTGGGTTCGCTCTGATTGCCGCAGGCTTCCGTTTGCCGATGGATCCTACGATCTCGTGACCAGCACAGGCTTGCTGGAGCACTTCGGGGACCCTACGCCTGTGGTGTCCGAGATGCTTCGTGTTCTTCGCTCCGGCGGCGTTTTCTATTCGGACATCGTTCCGCGAAAATTCTCCCTGCTTCGCGCCCTCGACAGGGGCGGAAATGGGCCAGGAAACAACGAGATTTATGAGCGCCGATTCAGCCGAAGGAGCATTGAAACGTTCGTATCCAGTTTCACGGTGCTTCGGGAGGTTCGAGTTTTCCCAGCCGGTGTATTTCCGCCGCGGCAACTCTTTTCGAAGCGGATCGCGTTTTTGCACCAAAACGAATATGGAATCAACAGAGCATTCGCGAAGGTAGGTGCCCGGCTGGATGGGTCCTGGGTGGCCGACTGGTTGGGCTTCTATTACTTCGTCTCTGCGCGGAAGGTGTGA
- a CDS encoding glycosyltransferase family 4 protein encodes MTRPILLIARDYPRMVGGIARYIGRLFSSVPPEDLVVIRHLEPEMSDSERGQRFRVIHTGRYSAFLRTGKLAILPLIVSTVRHVAGERRYRLIVAEQIQTAIPALIAARLLGARLIIFAYGMEITTSRWWRVKGWVFRQADQVVTISSYSRTLLERLGVSSKRIATIPPSVDAEPFSDALQISKRQARARLGISADARVLLSVAVLKQQYKGIDTTIRAASLLRKQYPGLQYLVIGAGPDRPRLEGIALELGLDGLVKFLGSVDEATKGLCYAACDLFVLPNRVEYSRGGERSEGFGIVFLEAALFGRPSIGGQGGSLDAVLHGETGLSVLGTSVEEVAGAAARLLDDPQLREQLSEAGRRRASFDFSTERAAARFHEECIRSLCGSGESREESIAGASGGE; translated from the coding sequence ATGACTAGGCCGATCCTGCTCATCGCGCGCGACTATCCGCGAATGGTCGGTGGAATCGCGCGTTACATCGGCCGGCTTTTCTCGAGCGTGCCCCCGGAGGATCTTGTGGTCATCAGGCACCTGGAGCCGGAGATGAGCGATTCGGAAAGGGGGCAGCGCTTCCGCGTCATCCATACAGGGCGGTACTCGGCATTTCTGCGTACCGGCAAGCTGGCGATACTGCCTCTGATCGTCAGCACCGTCCGACACGTCGCCGGCGAGCGGCGTTACAGACTCATCGTGGCAGAGCAGATTCAAACGGCCATTCCCGCGCTGATCGCCGCTCGGCTTCTCGGTGCGAGGCTGATCATTTTCGCTTACGGAATGGAAATCACGACCAGCCGGTGGTGGCGCGTGAAGGGCTGGGTGTTTCGGCAGGCCGACCAGGTAGTCACGATCAGTTCCTATTCGCGAACGCTGCTTGAACGGCTTGGGGTGTCCTCAAAGCGCATTGCGACGATACCGCCATCGGTAGATGCGGAACCCTTTAGCGATGCGCTTCAGATTTCCAAGCGCCAAGCTCGGGCACGCCTCGGAATATCCGCGGATGCGCGGGTTCTGTTGAGCGTGGCCGTGCTCAAGCAGCAATACAAAGGTATTGATACGACAATACGAGCCGCCAGCTTGCTTCGAAAGCAGTACCCCGGACTTCAGTACCTGGTCATTGGGGCAGGTCCTGATCGACCTCGGCTTGAAGGAATCGCGCTTGAATTAGGACTCGACGGACTCGTGAAGTTCCTGGGGTCGGTGGACGAAGCGACGAAGGGTCTTTGTTACGCCGCCTGCGACCTCTTCGTGCTGCCCAACCGAGTAGAGTATAGCCGCGGCGGGGAGCGGAGCGAGGGGTTCGGCATTGTGTTCCTCGAAGCCGCGCTCTTCGGAAGGCCATCGATCGGGGGCCAGGGAGGGAGCCTCGACGCAGTCCTGCACGGGGAAACCGGGCTGAGTGTGTTAGGCACGTCAGTCGAAGAGGTAGCCGGCGCCGCGGCAAGGCTGCTGGACGACCCACAACTTAGGGAGCAACTCAGCGAGGCGGGAAGGCGCCGTGCGTCCTTCGACTTTTCGACAGAGAGAGCGGCTGCGAGATTTCATGAGGAGTGTATTAGGAGCTTATGCGGCTCCGGGGAATCACGTGAAGAATCGATTGCGGGAGCCTCGGGAGGCGAATGA
- a CDS encoding methyltransferase domain-containing protein — protein MNVSGRTSSVSAYDAPYYLKREASPTLLAEIAAVADLLDPEPGDQILEVGCGGGALLSRLIAHGSCHVVGVDWLRTSVNLARRRNSRARLLQGDACALPFPDGRFDKVVAQHLIEHFDDTKRVLTEWHRVLKPKGVLVIVTPNIDYPHPEWFEDPTHRHIFSEADLRDHLNGAGFSVDETRIINPYVGSLSFQFAAARYLQFLRRLPWFGHRGMSLVASASRI, from the coding sequence ATGAACGTGTCTGGTAGAACTTCGAGCGTCTCAGCCTACGACGCGCCGTACTACCTCAAGCGTGAGGCAAGCCCAACGCTGCTCGCCGAGATCGCAGCGGTCGCGGATTTGCTGGACCCGGAGCCGGGTGACCAAATACTCGAAGTGGGATGCGGGGGTGGCGCCCTTCTCTCCCGCCTCATTGCTCACGGATCCTGCCATGTAGTGGGTGTGGACTGGCTCCGCACCTCCGTCAATTTGGCACGCCGACGGAACTCTCGAGCAAGGTTGCTTCAGGGCGACGCATGCGCTCTTCCGTTTCCTGACGGACGGTTTGATAAGGTAGTCGCGCAACATCTGATCGAGCACTTCGACGATACGAAACGCGTGCTCACGGAGTGGCACCGCGTCCTCAAGCCCAAAGGGGTGCTGGTGATCGTTACGCCAAATATCGACTACCCGCATCCAGAATGGTTCGAGGATCCGACGCATCGCCACATTTTCTCCGAAGCCGATCTGCGTGACCACTTGAACGGGGCTGGCTTCTCGGTGGACGAGACCAGGATTATCAACCCATATGTCGGCAGCCTCTCCTTTCAATTCGCTGCGGCTCGTTACCTCCAGTTCCTCCGGCGGCTTCCTTGGTTCGGTCACCGGGGAATGAGTCTCGTAGCCTCGGCTTCACGCATATGA